The proteins below are encoded in one region of Paenibacillus sp. YYML68:
- a CDS encoding ABC transporter permease, translating to MPRWRDHYRRFMKSRQLLLLFLLPLLYILVFQYYPMYGAQIAFKNFIPVKGIVGSEWVGLKHMLRFVGSYDFWKVLKNTIGLAAYQLVVGFPVPIILALCLNYARHASFKKLVQLVTYAPHFISTVVMVGMLLQFLDPRTGLINQFMKLLGYEPIHFMARPELFQSIYVFSDIWQNAGWGCIIYLAALAGVSPTLHEAAVVDGANKWHRIWHIDLPSIMPVMTIMLILSMGNLLQTGFEKVYLMQNPVNVLTSEVIDTYVYKVGLISDGLNFSYAAAIGLFKSVVNLILLVTVNQLARRVGKESLW from the coding sequence ATGCCGCGATGGCGGGACCATTATAGACGGTTCATGAAGAGCCGACAGCTCCTGCTGCTGTTCCTGCTACCGCTCCTGTACATCCTCGTGTTCCAGTATTATCCGATGTACGGTGCGCAGATTGCGTTCAAGAACTTCATTCCCGTGAAGGGAATTGTGGGCAGTGAATGGGTAGGTCTGAAGCATATGCTGCGGTTTGTCGGCTCGTATGATTTCTGGAAGGTGCTGAAGAATACGATTGGACTGGCGGCTTACCAGCTCGTCGTCGGGTTCCCGGTGCCGATCATTCTCGCGCTCTGTCTCAACTACGCCCGTCACGCGAGCTTCAAGAAGCTGGTACAGCTCGTCACGTATGCGCCGCACTTCATCTCTACCGTCGTGATGGTCGGGATGCTGCTGCAGTTTCTTGACCCGCGCACCGGGCTGATCAACCAATTCATGAAGCTGCTCGGCTATGAGCCGATTCACTTCATGGCACGGCCCGAGCTGTTCCAATCGATCTATGTGTTCTCTGACATCTGGCAGAACGCCGGCTGGGGCTGCATCATCTATCTCGCAGCGCTCGCAGGCGTCTCACCGACGCTGCACGAGGCTGCTGTTGTCGACGGGGCGAACAAGTGGCACCGTATCTGGCACATCGATCTGCCGAGCATTATGCCCGTTATGACGATCATGCTCATTCTGTCGATGGGCAATCTGCTGCAGACCGGCTTCGAGAAGGTATACCTGATGCAGAATCCGGTCAACGTGCTGACCTCTGAGGTCATTGATACGTACGTGTACAAGGTTGGCCTCATCTCCGACGGACTGAACTTCTCCTACGCCGCGGCTATCGGCCTATTCAAGTCCGTCGTCAACCTGATTCTGCTCGTCACGGTCAACCAGCTCGCACGCAGAGTCGGCAAAGAAAGTCTATGGTAG
- a CDS encoding helix-turn-helix domain-containing protein, which produces MHVQLPRRWIALSFLLPYLCVLLLSALIAWMMYRQTIETVQEEVMNRNRAILELAKQQLDRQLAQTYQLAVSLSNDPKVLAMQYVQEPYQSSQISRLLELEKQLKSYAVLTSSIQGYYVYYPGSRLVVTSDRHAILDTNGETLLPVSSTLDFIASMPDRYYFREVMTERVLRTNNGEQRLIPYVHSIGYPNHYLSHLVLMLDSTPMKQALSRIDLEGGGYVYVMNERGEVILAVTGQSDAEELTPADLAREQEQEGRQLLKTSIALENGSWKLVAIQPRHVVLSKVHDLRQLFSSILTVMLALGGIVSGMFAYRNSKPMKKLTQTVFQLELHNESLHRSIELQRPLLQAAFLQRLFDGSFTSQSSLDSLKQHVGIRLDGSLHRCAVVQIRYILDTMDESAWGRLDREKAGLRELLEGAAVATPYMLETAENELTVLYSLEGDQAAAWMEQLEETLQQVKEQFSERYANTLQIGLGRAYTSLLEVSASYQEAACAVTFAVTEDTSIMHYERLPRSPMTYYYPFELEQRLLNYVRSGSLDELKKTIELLYEENFRQRSLVFPVLRLFVCELMGTVMKQSEQEERQPAEEAGTLLLAPHLSPPGTLQEAESCFRQLTELLLEAGEQVNDRKRQRNQELIMEAVAYLDEHYGDSGLCLALLSGRFQISETYLSLLIKEYTGLPFSDYLNMRRMSAAKELLVHTSLGIEVIAGRVGFTSLNSFSRAFKRIHGVTPTSYRNAFA; this is translated from the coding sequence GTGCATGTACAGCTTCCGCGTCGATGGATCGCGCTCAGCTTCCTGCTCCCGTACTTGTGCGTGCTGCTGCTCTCGGCTCTCATCGCCTGGATGATGTACAGGCAGACGATTGAGACGGTGCAGGAGGAGGTGATGAACCGCAACCGGGCCATTCTCGAGCTGGCCAAGCAGCAGCTGGACCGTCAGCTGGCCCAGACGTATCAGCTGGCCGTCTCCTTGAGCAATGATCCGAAGGTGCTCGCCATGCAATATGTGCAGGAGCCTTACCAGTCAAGTCAGATCTCGCGCCTCCTCGAGCTCGAGAAGCAGCTGAAGAGCTATGCCGTGCTCACCTCATCCATTCAAGGCTACTATGTGTATTATCCGGGAAGCCGTCTGGTCGTCACCTCCGACCGTCATGCCATTCTGGATACTAACGGCGAGACTCTGCTGCCGGTGTCATCGACGCTGGACTTCATTGCGAGTATGCCCGACCGCTACTACTTCCGGGAGGTGATGACGGAGCGGGTGCTGCGGACGAATAATGGCGAGCAGCGTCTCATTCCGTATGTGCATTCGATTGGCTATCCGAATCATTACTTGTCGCATCTCGTGCTCATGCTGGACAGCACGCCGATGAAGCAGGCGCTGAGCCGAATCGATCTTGAGGGCGGAGGGTATGTGTACGTGATGAACGAGCGCGGTGAGGTCATATTAGCTGTGACCGGACAATCGGATGCTGAAGAGCTCACGCCAGCCGATCTTGCACGTGAGCAGGAGCAGGAGGGAAGGCAGCTGCTGAAGACGTCTATCGCGCTGGAGAACGGCAGCTGGAAGCTGGTCGCCATACAGCCGCGCCACGTCGTACTGAGCAAGGTTCACGATCTTAGACAGCTGTTCTCCTCGATCTTGACGGTCATGCTCGCTCTTGGAGGAATCGTCTCCGGAATGTTCGCCTACCGCAACAGCAAGCCGATGAAGAAGCTGACGCAGACCGTCTTCCAGCTCGAGCTGCATAACGAGAGCCTGCACCGCAGCATCGAATTGCAGAGGCCGCTCTTGCAGGCTGCGTTCCTGCAGCGTCTGTTCGACGGCTCCTTCACGAGTCAGTCCAGTCTCGATTCGTTGAAGCAGCATGTGGGCATAAGGCTCGACGGCTCACTGCATAGGTGTGCGGTTGTGCAGATTCGCTACATCCTCGATACGATGGATGAGAGCGCATGGGGACGGCTTGATCGGGAGAAGGCGGGTCTTAGAGAGCTGCTTGAGGGAGCCGCAGTGGCTACGCCTTATATGCTCGAGACCGCGGAGAATGAGCTCACGGTGCTGTACAGTCTCGAAGGTGACCAGGCAGCAGCATGGATGGAGCAGCTAGAGGAGACGCTCCAGCAGGTGAAGGAGCAATTCAGCGAACGTTATGCCAATACGTTGCAGATCGGTCTTGGCCGGGCTTATACGTCACTGCTGGAGGTCTCGGCCTCGTATCAGGAGGCAGCCTGCGCCGTGACGTTCGCCGTGACAGAGGACACCTCAATCATGCATTATGAACGGCTGCCTCGCAGCCCGATGACGTATTATTACCCGTTCGAGCTGGAGCAGAGGCTGCTTAATTATGTGCGAAGCGGTAGTCTTGACGAGCTGAAGAAGACGATTGAGCTGCTGTATGAGGAGAATTTCCGCCAGCGCTCTCTCGTCTTCCCGGTGCTGCGACTGTTTGTATGCGAGCTGATGGGCACCGTCATGAAGCAGAGCGAGCAGGAGGAGCGGCAGCCTGCGGAGGAGGCCGGCACTCTGCTGCTGGCACCTCATCTGTCTCCTCCCGGCACCCTGCAGGAGGCAGAGTCTTGCTTCAGACAGCTAACGGAGCTTCTCCTCGAGGCAGGGGAGCAGGTCAATGACCGTAAGCGTCAGCGCAATCAGGAGCTTATCATGGAGGCCGTCGCTTATTTGGATGAGCACTACGGTGACAGTGGGCTTTGCCTTGCGCTGCTGTCCGGCCGATTTCAGATATCGGAGACGTATCTGTCGCTGTTGATTAAGGAATATACCGGACTGCCCTTCTCCGATTACTTGAACATGCGCAGAATGAGTGCGGCCAAGGAGCTGCTCGTGCATACGAGTCTTGGGATTGAGGTGATTGCGGGGAGAGTCGGCTTCACCTCGCTGAATTCGTTCAGCCGCGCCTTCAAGCGCATCCACGGCGTGACGCCGACAAGCTACCGCAATGCGTTCGCGTAG
- a CDS encoding ABC transporter substrate-binding protein, protein MVLKKYAMAALATSLLLTACTSQGTSPEGSTANEVNDNLTAPGTYPIVKEKVTLKVLAALRPGVDDYRTNAFTKWLEEKTNVHLEWETVPESNMKEKLNLTLASGSYPDIFLNMGVTPAQLEIYGSQGVFLPLEDFIEKHAVNTKDIFSKQKNVKPFITSNNGHIYTMPEVNECFHCSYSGKMWIYKPWLDQLGLQVPQTTEEFYEVLKAFKTKDPNGNGKADEIPLSGSPKGWNASIEGFLMNAFVYYDVINGDATKRVYLNNGKIEPAFLSPNYKEGVAYLKKLYDEGLINAQSFVQDGDQLKQLGNNKDVVVLGAVPNGSPLQVFDKTRWKDYVVVPPLKGPGGAQYVNTQNTNGIVSGRLVISATTKHPDVAVRLADAFYDPEVQMFSLFGVEGQDWRKAKEGEKGLEGGQAEYVRLKNVSESKNAYWNQANPTNRTVKFRVGEAIDDPENNVEYVLHSSTKGYEPFRNEAVMVPPLVFNEEQSSELLGLQKTIQDYVDTMLVQFVMGEADLSKGWDSYVNELNNMNVKRYLEILQQAYDARYKK, encoded by the coding sequence ATGGTCTTGAAAAAATACGCAATGGCCGCGCTGGCGACGAGCCTGCTGCTGACCGCCTGCACGTCCCAGGGCACAAGTCCGGAAGGCAGTACGGCGAACGAAGTGAACGACAATCTGACCGCTCCAGGTACGTATCCGATCGTGAAGGAGAAGGTGACGCTGAAGGTGCTGGCCGCGTTAAGGCCGGGCGTTGACGATTACCGGACGAATGCTTTTACGAAGTGGCTGGAGGAGAAGACGAATGTTCATCTGGAGTGGGAGACCGTTCCGGAATCGAACATGAAGGAGAAGCTGAACCTGACGCTGGCAAGCGGCTCGTATCCGGACATCTTCCTGAACATGGGCGTTACTCCGGCCCAACTGGAAATATACGGAAGTCAGGGCGTGTTCCTGCCGCTGGAGGATTTCATTGAGAAGCATGCCGTGAATACGAAGGACATCTTCAGCAAGCAGAAGAATGTGAAGCCGTTCATCACGTCCAACAACGGACATATCTATACGATGCCGGAGGTTAACGAGTGCTTCCACTGCTCCTATTCGGGCAAAATGTGGATCTACAAGCCTTGGCTCGATCAGCTCGGACTGCAGGTGCCTCAGACGACAGAGGAGTTCTACGAGGTGCTGAAGGCGTTCAAGACGAAGGACCCGAACGGTAACGGCAAGGCTGATGAGATACCGCTGTCGGGCTCCCCGAAGGGCTGGAACGCTTCGATCGAGGGGTTCCTGATGAATGCCTTTGTGTACTATGATGTCATTAACGGAGATGCAACGAAGCGAGTATATTTAAACAACGGTAAGATTGAGCCTGCCTTCTTGTCGCCGAATTACAAGGAGGGTGTCGCCTATCTGAAGAAGCTGTACGACGAAGGGCTGATTAACGCGCAGTCGTTCGTTCAGGATGGTGACCAGCTCAAGCAGCTCGGCAACAACAAGGACGTCGTCGTGCTCGGTGCTGTACCGAACGGAAGTCCGCTGCAAGTATTCGACAAGACGCGCTGGAAGGATTATGTCGTTGTTCCTCCGCTTAAGGGTCCAGGCGGTGCGCAATATGTGAATACACAGAACACGAACGGAATCGTCAGCGGACGACTGGTCATCAGTGCGACGACGAAGCATCCCGATGTGGCGGTCCGTCTGGCAGACGCCTTCTATGATCCGGAGGTCCAGATGTTCTCCCTGTTCGGGGTTGAAGGGCAAGATTGGAGGAAGGCGAAGGAGGGCGAGAAGGGGCTTGAGGGAGGTCAGGCGGAATACGTGCGGCTGAAGAACGTCAGCGAGTCGAAGAACGCGTACTGGAATCAGGCGAACCCGACGAATCGTACGGTGAAATTCCGGGTAGGGGAAGCGATCGATGATCCGGAGAATAATGTAGAGTATGTACTCCATTCGTCGACGAAGGGGTACGAGCCGTTCCGTAACGAAGCGGTCATGGTACCGCCGCTCGTCTTCAACGAGGAGCAATCGTCCGAGCTGCTTGGCCTGCAGAAGACGATTCAAGATTATGTGGACACGATGCTCGTCCAATTCGTCATGGGTGAGGCGGACTTGAGCAAGGGCTGGGACAGCTATGTGAATGAGCTGAACAACATGAACGTCAAGCGGTACCTGGAGATACTGCAGCAAGCTTATGACGCGCGGTATAAGAAGTAG
- a CDS encoding carbohydrate ABC transporter permease has protein sequence MHTDTHSLSIKDTREDRLFNWMNGTLLTVALISTLYPLIYIVSASFSDSSAILSGKVWLWPVDPTLEGYAAIVKHNLIVTSVLNSFYYMIVGTVFNVVLTLMAAYPLSRKDFYAGKLFMFLFVFTMMFDGGLIPRYLLVKDLGLLDTRWALLIPAALSVWNVIITRTYFRVTISNELLEAAQMDGCNDLRFLWKIVLPLSAPIIAVISLFYAVGHWNQYFNALIYLKDQSLYPLQIVLKDILIQNKVDMSMMADATELAEKDALRQLLKYSLIVVAAGPVLMIYPFVQKYFVKGVMIGSLKE, from the coding sequence ATGCACACCGATACACACTCATTGTCCATCAAGGATACACGCGAGGACCGGCTGTTCAACTGGATGAACGGCACGCTCTTAACCGTAGCGCTCATCAGTACGCTGTATCCGCTCATCTATATTGTCAGCGCTTCCTTCAGCGACAGCTCAGCGATCCTCTCGGGCAAGGTATGGCTATGGCCCGTTGACCCGACGCTCGAAGGCTATGCCGCGATTGTCAAGCATAATCTGATCGTCACCTCGGTTCTGAATTCGTTCTACTACATGATTGTTGGAACCGTCTTCAACGTCGTGCTGACGCTGATGGCCGCGTACCCACTGTCGCGCAAGGATTTCTACGCTGGCAAGCTGTTCATGTTCCTGTTCGTATTCACGATGATGTTCGACGGCGGCCTCATCCCGAGGTACTTGCTGGTCAAGGATCTGGGCCTGCTCGACACGCGCTGGGCACTCCTTATTCCAGCTGCGCTTAGCGTCTGGAACGTCATCATCACCCGTACCTACTTCCGTGTGACGATCTCGAATGAGCTGCTGGAGGCGGCTCAGATGGACGGGTGCAACGATCTTCGATTCTTATGGAAAATTGTGCTGCCGCTCTCCGCCCCGATCATCGCTGTCATCAGCCTGTTCTATGCGGTGGGCCACTGGAACCAATACTTCAACGCGCTGATATATTTGAAGGATCAGTCGCTATACCCGCTGCAGATCGTCCTGAAGGACATCTTGATTCAGAACAAGGTGGACATGAGCATGATGGCCGACGCCACCGAGCTGGCGGAGAAGGATGCGCTCAGGCAGCTATTGAAATATTCGCTCATCGTCGTTGCCGCGGGACCTGTGCTGATGATCTATCCGTTCGTGCAGAAATATTTTGTCAAGGGCGTCATGATCGGTTCGTTGAAGGAATAG